The following are encoded together in the Thermodesulfobacteriota bacterium genome:
- a CDS encoding ABC transporter substrate-binding protein codes for MLKELKANAKSLIIPLSLCGLALFLSGGVSAEDGVTQSSITIGQSCALKGPAQALGQGMRDGALAYFRHINAEGGIKGKKIKLITLNDGYEPTACVANTRQLLEKDKVFLLFGYVGTPASKAVFDHIKKSKVPYFAPLSGAEFLRNPLTPGIFNIRASFYQETEAMIKILLMNNLTRIAVFYQNDSYGKAGLKGVQIALKERGRQITSKASYERNTLDVENAVSEIAISNPDAVIMIGAYKACAMFVRLTRDGTRSRPVFLNVSLVGSEPLATTLSNKGLGVVITQVVPFPFDKRKPVVDQYHQMTREYMKGATISFTGMEGFIAAKTLCSILEKMSHFTHAEFVRTAESISESLGGFNVQFSPKSRQGSELVHFTQIGPGGSISNIDNLSQLYKYWD; via the coding sequence ATGTTAAAAGAGTTAAAAGCCAATGCGAAATCCCTGATCATACCGCTAAGCCTTTGTGGCCTAGCTCTATTTTTATCCGGTGGTGTATCGGCAGAAGATGGGGTCACGCAAAGCAGCATTACTATCGGCCAGTCTTGCGCACTTAAAGGACCGGCACAGGCACTCGGGCAAGGTATGAGAGACGGCGCGCTGGCTTATTTTAGACATATTAATGCCGAAGGAGGCATTAAAGGAAAAAAAATAAAGCTGATTACCTTAAATGACGGATATGAGCCCACAGCCTGTGTTGCAAATACCAGGCAACTTTTGGAAAAAGACAAGGTTTTTTTATTGTTTGGCTATGTCGGTACTCCTGCTTCAAAAGCTGTATTCGACCATATTAAAAAATCAAAGGTTCCGTATTTTGCCCCACTCTCAGGAGCAGAATTTCTAAGAAATCCTTTGACACCCGGGATATTCAATATCCGTGCTTCCTTTTATCAGGAAACCGAAGCCATGATAAAGATTCTTTTGATGAACAACTTAACACGTATAGCTGTTTTTTATCAGAACGATTCATACGGTAAGGCTGGACTTAAAGGGGTGCAAATCGCCCTTAAAGAAAGAGGCAGGCAGATTACAAGCAAGGCTTCATATGAAAGGAACACACTTGACGTGGAAAATGCAGTCAGTGAAATTGCGATCAGCAATCCTGATGCAGTGATTATGATCGGTGCGTATAAGGCCTGTGCCATGTTTGTCCGGCTGACGAGAGATGGTACCAGGAGCAGACCGGTATTCCTCAACGTGTCCTTGGTGGGTTCAGAGCCACTTGCAACCACGCTGTCAAATAAGGGTCTTGGAGTGGTTATTACACAGGTTGTGCCGTTTCCTTTTGACAAAAGGAAACCTGTGGTTGATCAATATCATCAGATGACGCGAGAATATATGAAGGGGGCAACCATCAGTTTTACGGGTATGGAGGGCTTTATTGCAGCAAAGACCCTTTGCAGCATTCTGGAAAAAATGAGTCATTTTACCCACGCCGAGTTTGTTCGCACTGCAGAATCGATTTCCGAGTCTCTGGGGGGCTTTAACGTTCAGTTTAGTCCTAAAAGCCGTCAAGGGTCTGAACTGGTTCATTTTACCCAGATCGGACCGGGGGGGTCTATATCTAATATAGACAATCTCAGTCAGCTTTATAAATACTGGGATTAG